AAGCTTATCATGAGCCCTAACAGCGCTGACCCCTACAACCCTAAAGTTGTCAGAGCCAGCATGGGAGCCATATTTCACGTACCGATGGAGTTCGACGTCAGTGTTGAAGCACTTGCTGACCGATTCGATCGAATGGCTTACCTAGACATTAAGGGTACCAATATTCGCTCATCAACATTCAGTGACCACCAGTGTTTTATTTTTGGCAATGAAGCTCGAGGAGTACCACATACTCTGCTAGCACAACTCGAGGCCTCGCCTTACTCCATCCTCGGTTGCGGGGCCATTGAGTCAATGAATTTAGCCAGTGCCGTCAATATCTGCGCCTTTCAGGTTAGTCATTGAGACGAAACCTGAGCTTAAGCCTTGATTTTTGGCTGGCGGGCCATTAGTACAAACAGTTCTTGATTTAGTTCCAAATGGTCTATCCAAATCATTTTCTTATACCCCAGTGGAATATAAGATCGTTCCATTGTATTGATGTAACGGACTCTAGTTGTATGAAAGCTTTAACACTTACCGCCTCCCTCCTGCTTGTTTCAGCAGGCGCTAATGCGACCAACGGTTACTTTACCCACGGAATTGGTACCCATAACAAAGCACAGGCCGGAGCGGGTATCGCTCAACCGTCCCAGGCCATTGATGCGGCAAGTAATCCCGCTGCAGGCGCGCTGCTCGATAGTCAGTGGAATGCAGGAATTGCCTTATTTTCTCCGCGCCGGGAATATACCGCCTCAACGAGCTTGGCGAACGGTAATGGCGGTGCCTTCACCTTAGCCCCAGGCACTGTTCAGAGCGAAAGCAATTGGTTCGCCATTCCCTATGTAGCCAAAAACTGGCGCCTGAATGAAGATAGCGCTATCACCTTTTCGCTCTACGGCCGTGGCGGGATGAACACCAACTATACCAACGGCAGTGCAAGCTTTGATCCAGATGGTCCGGGACCCGCAGGAGTAGGTAGCTATGCTGGCACCTTTGGCTCCGGTGATACTGGCGTCAATTTGAGCCAAATGTTTATTGAGGTGGCCTACGCTGCTCAGCTGGATTCTGTCACACTAGGTGTCTCGCCTGTGGTTGCTATTCAGCGATTTGAAGCAACTGGCCTCGGTGCATTCAGCCCTTACACTGCCAGTTTTGCGACGAGTGGAGGCACCATACCAGCTGCCAACTTGACCAACAACGGCAGTGACTACAGTTACGGGTACGGTGTAAAGGCTGGCGTCATTTGGCAGGCTACTGAGGCGCTATCGCTTGCCACTAGCTTTCAAAGCAAGATCACCATGAGTGAGTTTGACAAATACAGCGATCTTTTTGCCGAGCAAGGCAGCTTTGACATCCCAGCTTCCTTCAAAATCGGCTCCAGTTATGCCATCTCCTCGCAGCTGAGCATCCATTTAGATGGCGAGCGCACGTTTTACAGTGACGTTGCCTCAGTTAGTAATTCATCCTCACTGGTCTTCAACTGCCCAACAGCTCAACAAGGTGGCATGAATATTAGCAATTGCGCTGGCGGGGCGAATGGTTTTGGTTTTGGATGGAGTGATGTTGATGCGGTGAAATTCGGTGTTACTTGGCAGCCAGAGGGTATGGATAATACCACTTTTCGTGGTGGTTACAGCCATGCTGACCAGCCCATCTCCAGCGGTGATGTTCTGTTGAACATCTTGGCACCGGGTGTCATTGAGCAGCACTTCACGCTTGGCCTCTCGCATCAACTAGCCAATAAACAAGTCCTTTCCGTAGCATTAATGTACGCCCCGGAGTCGTCAGTAGAAGGAACTAGCTTATTTGACCCCACGCAGACGATAGAACTTTCAATGAGCCAGTTTGAACTTGAAGTTGGGTTTAGCTGGTAGCATCACCTTTTTCAATCCGCAAGACTCGGAGCTTGGGCGGTGTGATCACCGCCCCTTTTTATACTACTCGCGAGCGACTACTAAACTAGCCAACCCTTTTTGCTGCCCTTACGGGCAATGAACCAAAGGTCAATGGCTACAATAGCTACTACTGACTGCATGATGATTACAGCCATCGCAAGGTTCACTTCCATCGCAATTAATACTAAGGCGACATCCTGAATAACGAGCCCAACGAGTGACGCTACAAAGAGCTTAACACTCCAAAGCTTCTTCATTGCCAAACCAACGGAGCCTAGCGTTCCGCCTACTACCGCAAGTGCGGTGCCAATTATCATCCAGCCGGGACGAGCCTCGTAGATGGCTTGGTCAGCTTCAGGTAACGCCGCAATTAGTTCTGGCGTGATCATTAAATCGATAACAAAGGCAAATAGCCCCATCAAATTCCACAAAATCGCAACGATTGCTACGGGCAGTAGCCACTTGGGTGCAGTCATGAAAGACTCCTTATTATTGTTATGGGTCTTAGCGTATAGTTGGGATGCACTTAGGACTTTAAGTCGTAGGCCTAAGTCCATTGCCTCGGCAATAGATACTAGTAAAGCGCGTTTTAGCACCGTTGTCACGAAACAGTAGGATTTTAAGGAGTGCACAACCCGGCTGATTCAAGCATATCTGGCCACAGAGCCATCCAAGTTTCCCAGTCATGACCACCGCTTCGCTGATGGACTTGCTGAGATGGCAGCATCGAAGCTAACCACCGAATCCCAAAGCCCAAACCATCCTCCGAGCCATAACCCAATACGATGGAGGGATGATTTGCTGCGCTTCGCTCTAAATCGCGCCAAATAATCGCCATTTTGTTATCACCAGCATCAGCCTCGGCGTTGAGGTATTCGGTCAACTCGTCCTCGTCGCCAACATAGGGAGCCATCGCCATAATACCGCTAATTTCTGCTGGATATTTAGCCCGATATAGTAATGTTCCGACCCCTCCCATAGAGGTCCCCAATAGCCAAATATTGGTCTTACCATCGGCGATAGCTGGTAGTATGATGTCTTCTCGCAGACGAGTTACTATCGTCTTGGTTCGATAGTAACCAAAATACGCTTGAGCTCCAATTACTGATATTTCAGCATTGCAGTCCTCAATCAGACGCACTAAACCGCGCTCCTCATACTCCTCTACCCATTGTGCGGCACCAGGGAGCATCACTATAAGCGTATCGCTCTCATCGGGATCGCTATAAACTACCGTATCGATTGGCGCCTTAGCTGGGGCAATAAAGGTACACGCCATCACCGCTAGGCTCAGCGTAAGTATCCATATTGATCTCAGCTTCATTATATTCAAGGCTCCGCCACCTCTCACGCTAACTTACATTAGATCCAAGCTTGGTCCAGATCACAGAGAAGTGCCAGTTTAGTTTGCACCGCCAACGACGAGTTCGCTACACTGAGATAAAATTATAATAAGGAATAATCATGGCCCTTACCCCAAGCTCTATTCGTGTTGGCGGAAGATACCGCGCTAATCGATTGAAAGATTCGTATGATGTCGTGGTTATTGGATCGGGCATTGGTGGCCTGACAACCGCCGCGTGCTTGGCAAAGATGGGCAAAAGGGTCTGCGTCCTAGAGCAACACTATACGGCCGGTGGATTAACCCATACCTATCAGCGAAATGGCTACGAATGGGATGTTGGCGTCCATTACATTGGTGACATGGGCACCGAGAACACGATGGGGCGTCGAGCCTTCGATTACATTAGCGAAGGTAGGATTAAGTGGGCGCCTATGGATAGCACCTTTGACCGAATCTTCCTCGGCGACGAATCCTATGACTTGGTTGCTGGTAAAGAAGCATATATTCAATCACTTAAGCAGGACTTCCCCGACGAAGAAGATGCGATTGACCGATACATTGACTACCTTTACCGCGTCCGTAGAGCGGTTAAACTCTACTCCATCGCCAAACTGCTACCAGTATGGCTTCTGAAGATAACCCGTCCCATCCTGTCTAGCAGGATTGATAAAGACTTGAATCGACCTACTCGCGAAGTGCTTGAGAGCTTAACCACTAACCAGAAGCTTATTGCCGTTCTAGCAGGACAATGGGGTGATTGCGGACTACCCCCAGCTCAATCGAGCTTCGTCATCCACTCAATGATTGCCCATCACTACATCAACGGCGGCTACTACCCAGTTGGCGGCTCAGCAGTGATGGCCACTGAAATTATACCTACGATTGAGAAGTCTGGCGGTAACGTATTCACCTATGCTTCGGTGGAAGAAATTTTAGTTACCGCTAACCGTGTCAGCGGCGTTCGCATGGCAGATGGACACGTCATTAACTGCAACACCGTTGTGAGCGCTGCAGGGGTCATTAATACCTATCAGAAATTACTGAAGCCCGAGGTGGTGCCCGCCGATGTGATTGCCAACATGACTCACGTGAAGCCATCTATGGCAAGCGTTTGTCTCTACATTGGTTTAGCCGAAACGGCGGAGCAACTTGAACTCCCTAAGACGAACCTTTGGCTCTATCCTAGTGAACGCTTTGAGGCCCACGTCGACGAATTTATGAAGGACCCAGAAAGTACTCACCCATTAGTCTATATTTCCTTCCCCTCAGCAAAGGATCCAGACTTCCTCAACCGCTATCCAGGAAAAGCGACCATTGAAATTGTCGCCCCGGGTTTGCACGAGACGTTTGCGCCCTGGGCGGATAAACCATGGGGCAACCGCGGTGAAGACTACGAAGCACTCAAGGAATCTATTGCCCAGCGTTTACTTGAACAACTCTATGCTCAGCTGCCACATCTGCGCGGGAAAATTGATTACTATGAACTGTCTACCACGCTTTCAACGGACTACTTCTGCCGTTATGAGCAAGGCCAAATCTACGGACTAAACCATGACCCCGAACGCTTTGATCAATCATGGCTTCGTCCGAAGACCCCTATCAAAGGGCTGTACCTTTCGGGGCAGGATGTGATGACCTGCGGAGTAGTAGGAGCCATGATGGGCGGTGTGCTTTGCGCCATTCAGCTTGGAGGTCGTCAATCTTTGAAGCTCGCTAAGCAAATTTTCTCGAAAGCAGCATAGCGACTGGGCGGCTTGGCGGCTTGGCGGCTTGGCGACTGGGCGGCTTGGCGGCTTGGCGGCTTGGCGGCTTGGCGGCTTGGCGGCTTGGCGGCTTGGCGGCTTGGCGGCTTGTAAGTATCACAACAAAACCCGTTCGCAATGAAGACAGAAAGTTGATCAGTGCGAACTTCTGAACTAAACCTATTTAAGACACTCATCGGGGCTCTTATCATGAAACGACTTATCATTACCGCATTCGCACTTCTGCTGGTTGCCTGTAGCAGCACTCCGGCGAATAGAATATCCGCCAATCAAGCCGCGTATGATGCCTACCCAGCGGATGTTCAAGCAGCAATTCAAGCCGGTGAAATTAAACCGGGGTTCACCCTAGAACAGGTGGAAATGGCCTGGGGCAAAGCTGATCGAGTATCACGCGAAGTTTACGAAGGTGGAGAACGCATCGTCTGGGGTTACACCAGCCATAAGCCGCAAGTTGGTATTGGCTTTGGGGTAGGAACAGGTGGTGGTTCAACCAGAACCTCTACAGGCATCGGAATCAGCTCGGGCGGCCAAGCCGAATACGTTAAAATGGCCGTGATCGAAAATGACCGAGTCGTGGACGTTCGCTACTTTGAGTAACCCGCTCACAAGCTTGAAGAAACGGACCGTATCGTTGTGGCGCTCACAACGATACGGGGTATTTTAAGCGATCAATCGTTTCCATGTGGATAAAATGCATCATCACTGTACGGATACCACCAGTCTTGAATAACTGGATCGGCATCCTGAATGACCATTTTACTCGCTCGGAAGGTATTCAAGCCTTCCCTCCCAAGTTCGCGCCCAACACCAGACAGTTTACGGCCGCCAAACGGCAGCGCGTCGTTGTCGATAAGTGGATTATTAATCCATACCATCCCTGAAACAAGCTCTTCACTCGCCATTTGCGCTTCGCGCATATCGGTCGTGATAATGGACGCGCCTAGACCAAAGTCTGAGTTGTTAGCAAGTTCAATCGCTTGCGCCACATCTGCCACCTTACAAATCGCCGCCACAGGGCCGAACACTTCTGAATTCATGACCTGCATCTGCGGCGACACATTGGTTAAAATTGTTGGTTCTACGAAAGCGCCGTCACCAAGACCCTCTGGAATACCACCGCCCAACGCTAGCGTCGCGCCTTCTTCCTGTGCTTGTCCGATTAGCTTAAGGATACGCTGCTGCGCCGCCTTGTTGACGACTGGTCCGAGTTCAGCACGATCAAAACCACTACCTAAGCGCAACTGTTTAGTCAGCGCAACGAACTCGGCAACGAACTCGTCGTGAACTGATTCAGCCACAAAGAAACGTTCCGCCGAAGTACATACCTGACCACTTAAATGGAAGGCCGCTGTTACCGCCGCCGCTGCCGCCATTTTAATCGGCGCCGAAGCTGAGACAATAAACGCATCGTTACCACCTGCTTCAATCACAGCAGGTTTCATCTGCTCAGCGCAGGCGACATTTACCATCTTGCCAACCGCTACCGAGCCAGTGAAAGCAACAGCATGCGTCTTGTTCGATGACACCAGTTGGTTACCAACCGTATGATTACCTGTTACGCAATGCACTAGCCCCTTTGGCAGCTGTTCGAAATGCTTCATGAACAGCAGTGTACAAATAGAGGTGGCCTCCGATGGCTTAATAATGACGGCATTACCACTAGCAAGGGACGCGGCAACGGTCCAAGCCATCAGTAATAGCGGGAAATTAAACGGCATAATATGAACCGAAACGCCTAGCGGTTCATAACGACAGTACTGAAAAGAGCCAGCCTGAGTAGTACCGGCTATGTAACCACCCTCGTCACGCGCCATCTCGGCTAAATAGCGAAATGCTCCAGGTATATTGGCAATT
The sequence above is drawn from the Umboniibacter marinipuniceus genome and encodes:
- a CDS encoding OmpP1/FadL family transporter yields the protein MKALTLTASLLLVSAGANATNGYFTHGIGTHNKAQAGAGIAQPSQAIDAASNPAAGALLDSQWNAGIALFSPRREYTASTSLANGNGGAFTLAPGTVQSESNWFAIPYVAKNWRLNEDSAITFSLYGRGGMNTNYTNGSASFDPDGPGPAGVGSYAGTFGSGDTGVNLSQMFIEVAYAAQLDSVTLGVSPVVAIQRFEATGLGAFSPYTASFATSGGTIPAANLTNNGSDYSYGYGVKAGVIWQATEALSLATSFQSKITMSEFDKYSDLFAEQGSFDIPASFKIGSSYAISSQLSIHLDGERTFYSDVASVSNSSSLVFNCPTAQQGGMNISNCAGGANGFGFGWSDVDAVKFGVTWQPEGMDNTTFRGGYSHADQPISSGDVLLNILAPGVIEQHFTLGLSHQLANKQVLSVALMYAPESSVEGTSLFDPTQTIELSMSQFELEVGFSW
- a CDS encoding phytoene desaturase family protein, whose protein sequence is MALTPSSIRVGGRYRANRLKDSYDVVVIGSGIGGLTTAACLAKMGKRVCVLEQHYTAGGLTHTYQRNGYEWDVGVHYIGDMGTENTMGRRAFDYISEGRIKWAPMDSTFDRIFLGDESYDLVAGKEAYIQSLKQDFPDEEDAIDRYIDYLYRVRRAVKLYSIAKLLPVWLLKITRPILSSRIDKDLNRPTREVLESLTTNQKLIAVLAGQWGDCGLPPAQSSFVIHSMIAHHYINGGYYPVGGSAVMATEIIPTIEKSGGNVFTYASVEEILVTANRVSGVRMADGHVINCNTVVSAAGVINTYQKLLKPEVVPADVIANMTHVKPSMASVCLYIGLAETAEQLELPKTNLWLYPSERFEAHVDEFMKDPESTHPLVYISFPSAKDPDFLNRYPGKATIEIVAPGLHETFAPWADKPWGNRGEDYEALKESIAQRLLEQLYAQLPHLRGKIDYYELSTTLSTDYFCRYEQGQIYGLNHDPERFDQSWLRPKTPIKGLYLSGQDVMTCGVVGAMMGGVLCAIQLGGRQSLKLAKQIFSKAA
- a CDS encoding aldehyde dehydrogenase family protein; protein product: MINLNKYSTCYYRSGEFARSESELTLPVINPFDQAQLAEIASCTQEEVDGVIEEANVAQRVWAKVDAKTRSAYLHQIADAIEQADHREVAEAMVLEMGKPYPEALGEIANIPGAFRYLAEMARDEGGYIAGTTQAGSFQYCRYEPLGVSVHIMPFNFPLLLMAWTVAASLASGNAVIIKPSEATSICTLLFMKHFEQLPKGLVHCVTGNHTVGNQLVSSNKTHAVAFTGSVAVGKMVNVACAEQMKPAVIEAGGNDAFIVSASAPIKMAAAAAVTAAFHLSGQVCTSAERFFVAESVHDEFVAEFVALTKQLRLGSGFDRAELGPVVNKAAQQRILKLIGQAQEEGATLALGGGIPEGLGDGAFVEPTILTNVSPQMQVMNSEVFGPVAAICKVADVAQAIELANNSDFGLGASIITTDMREAQMASEELVSGMVWINNPLIDNDALPFGGRKLSGVGRELGREGLNTFRASKMVIQDADPVIQDWWYPYSDDAFYPHGND